The Tumebacillus amylolyticus genome window below encodes:
- a CDS encoding DUF4830 domain-containing protein gives MNCKEIQELMWCGEITPEVQEHLQSCARCRSEQASLAELGIAVEGVAIPRPTRSLLPSPAEIEAVITSHKRRRYTKWLSAGAVAACVVLAATQVPALFGSGKSQSDVVTQPNQKQPPQTVTQLKEPVQQIQDLLGQYHYSLSSTGPTIVTTDLPASFQPVPGTPPFGLYYDYANVLSKQIGYDLTPYLGQSVTVYILPLKETFAGGRIEGYQDSEVIGVFSGKRLVGAWMRSLGGSAMASLDNKLFGEITKQTWGEWTKAEKLESYTSDRVKWTPDQVITKYLQANDRQDRATMSSLLSLSYQFYLQTNGVDRGTPTPIVTDNYYGPQIQTGVKYTVKFREDNTPGQVDVTAGYLVKNRRYAAMKTYEVDGGPNAMFFTVVQENQDGPWQIDNVSSGP, from the coding sequence GTGAACTGCAAAGAAATCCAAGAGTTGATGTGGTGTGGCGAGATCACGCCGGAGGTGCAAGAGCATCTGCAAAGCTGTGCCCGCTGCCGCTCCGAACAAGCGTCGCTCGCCGAGTTGGGGATTGCGGTCGAAGGGGTGGCGATTCCTCGGCCGACTCGTTCGTTGCTGCCCTCACCTGCCGAGATTGAAGCGGTGATTACTTCACACAAACGCCGTCGCTACACCAAGTGGTTGTCGGCCGGAGCGGTCGCGGCCTGTGTGGTGTTGGCGGCGACCCAAGTCCCGGCGTTGTTCGGCTCGGGCAAGAGCCAGAGCGATGTCGTCACGCAACCGAACCAGAAACAGCCGCCGCAGACGGTCACGCAATTGAAAGAGCCTGTGCAACAGATACAAGACTTGCTGGGCCAGTATCACTACTCGTTGAGTTCGACCGGTCCGACGATTGTCACCACCGATCTGCCGGCTTCGTTCCAACCGGTGCCGGGGACTCCGCCGTTCGGGTTGTACTATGACTACGCCAACGTGCTCTCAAAGCAGATCGGCTATGATTTGACGCCGTATCTGGGACAGTCGGTCACCGTGTACATCCTCCCGTTGAAAGAGACGTTCGCAGGAGGTCGGATCGAGGGCTACCAAGACAGCGAAGTGATTGGGGTGTTCTCCGGGAAGCGGTTGGTCGGCGCTTGGATGCGGTCGCTTGGCGGAAGTGCGATGGCTTCGCTGGACAACAAACTGTTCGGCGAGATCACGAAGCAGACATGGGGCGAGTGGACGAAAGCGGAGAAGTTGGAATCGTACACGAGCGACAGGGTGAAGTGGACGCCGGATCAAGTGATTACCAAGTACCTCCAAGCCAACGACCGACAAGACCGTGCCACGATGTCCTCGTTGCTCAGTTTGTCGTACCAGTTCTACTTGCAGACCAACGGTGTGGACCGCGGCACTCCGACGCCGATTGTGACCGACAACTACTACGGGCCGCAGATTCAGACGGGCGTGAAATACACCGTCAAATTCCGCGAAGACAACACGCCGGGTCAGGTGGACGTCACCGCCGGGTATTTGGTCAAAAATCGACGGTACGCCGCGATGAAAACCTACGAAGTGGACGGCGGTCCCAACGCGATGTTCTTCACCGTCGTGCAAGAGAACCAGGACGGACCTTGGCAGATCGACAACGTTTCCAGCGGTCCCTGA
- a CDS encoding leucyl aminopeptidase → MNVHVHTFTSLEAVTADSLLVFYTKSDALSPELLELDTELGGELKAMFADRELSGKNGSVAHIRTSGRLQATHLFLVGLGESDKLDAEKVREAAGSAARSLKGRTVAVAPFTDEFALATVEGLLMGRYVYSAHKSKPEEDKRFSELLVLSNGDIASVVEAAQIHAEAVNVARDYVNMPANLLDPVIFGDKAKAVGEAEGLTVEILDENQLKEQGLNLLHAVGVGSDIPPRLVVLKYVGAPDSQETLGMVGKGVTFDTGGYIIKPEAGMPNMHTDMGGAACVLFAMQAIARKKLKVNVIGILCLAENMISGRAFKPGDVAVAFNGKTVEMIDTDCEGRLVLADGVAYAKHLGATAIVDTATLTGAVVSALGYVSASLYGNDDAFVEQVRLAGAEVGEKLWTLPNFEEYQDLIDSKVADYINYSGRNAGAIAGGVFIAAFADDVPFCHIDMANMSRANSTKGYTVTGGTAFSTRTLIQLAQTFAK, encoded by the coding sequence ATGAACGTACACGTACATACTTTTACGAGCTTGGAAGCGGTTACAGCCGACTCCCTGCTTGTGTTCTACACGAAAAGCGATGCACTCTCGCCGGAACTGCTCGAACTGGATACGGAGCTTGGCGGCGAGTTGAAAGCGATGTTTGCAGACCGCGAATTGTCCGGCAAGAACGGCTCGGTCGCGCACATCCGCACGTCCGGACGTCTGCAAGCGACGCATCTGTTCCTCGTCGGCTTGGGCGAATCGGACAAACTCGATGCGGAAAAAGTGCGAGAGGCCGCCGGCAGCGCCGCTCGCTCGCTCAAGGGCCGCACCGTGGCGGTGGCTCCGTTCACCGATGAATTCGCGCTGGCGACGGTGGAAGGTCTGTTGATGGGTCGCTATGTCTATTCGGCTCACAAATCGAAGCCGGAGGAAGACAAGCGCTTCTCCGAATTGCTCGTGCTCTCCAACGGCGACATCGCGTCTGTCGTTGAAGCTGCACAAATTCACGCAGAGGCGGTCAATGTGGCCCGCGACTACGTGAACATGCCGGCGAACCTGCTCGACCCGGTGATTTTTGGGGACAAAGCCAAGGCAGTCGGCGAAGCGGAAGGCTTGACCGTCGAAATTCTCGACGAAAACCAACTCAAGGAGCAAGGTCTGAACCTCTTGCACGCCGTCGGGGTTGGGTCTGACATTCCGCCGCGCCTCGTCGTTTTGAAATACGTTGGCGCACCGGACAGCCAAGAAACTCTCGGCATGGTCGGCAAAGGCGTAACGTTCGACACGGGCGGGTACATCATTAAACCGGAAGCCGGCATGCCGAACATGCATACCGACATGGGCGGTGCCGCCTGCGTGCTGTTTGCGATGCAAGCGATCGCACGCAAGAAATTGAAAGTCAACGTCATCGGCATCCTCTGCCTCGCGGAGAACATGATCTCCGGTCGTGCGTTCAAACCGGGCGATGTGGCGGTGGCGTTCAACGGCAAGACGGTCGAAATGATCGACACCGACTGCGAAGGGCGTCTCGTTCTCGCGGACGGCGTTGCTTATGCGAAACATCTCGGCGCAACGGCGATTGTGGATACGGCAACGCTTACGGGGGCTGTCGTTTCGGCACTCGGCTATGTATCGGCTTCGCTGTACGGCAACGACGACGCGTTCGTCGAGCAAGTGCGTCTGGCGGGCGCAGAAGTCGGCGAAAAGCTCTGGACGCTGCCGAACTTCGAAGAGTACCAAGACTTGATCGACTCCAAAGTCGCGGACTACATCAACTACTCCGGTCGCAACGCAGGCGCGATTGCCGGCGGGGTGTTCATCGCGGCGTTTGCAGACGACGTTCCGTTCTGCCACATCGACATGGCGAACATGTCTCGTGCAAACTCCACCAAGGGCTACACCGTTACCGGCGGCACGGCGTTCTCCACCCGAACGCTGATCCAATTGGCCCAGACGTTCGCGAAGTAG
- a CDS encoding ATP-binding protein, with protein MSHIELNSFVRDQLEEIIDCAANTETFAQTKLLAAPIREFTHWLMDCLLEGVGVVVHPEFVELGDVLGDHGASLQQIREILEGTRRILFIVIREVSRLSEDAGDPFEIMDASMKLLEVNHSELLERYVINRERKMEETHLQNLEIVLDSIPNSILTYDENGLLTYANHTALELMEVDEDDIIGRHFDNLLPFPGYSRSGKKIWITQELIPLSDGRGSILIGYPIVRELEYYRILQAQTEFIFNAMTEGLVILDKDNIITTFNSRAEQLFGISRNEMVNHKGSLFLEKLQMDDHLSLLHETLRTGSHFTDIQQTISSSDGVERILKTSTRSLMGEDGEILGAIGIFEDLTDRLFLEEQVRRAEKFSVLGKFAAGIAHEIRNPLTTAKGFLQLLPSDSPDPKIRQLKEVVIPEIDRANEIITDFLMIAKPSAPKLKIDSLPNLIDDLAALIQPQAIMQNVELSVIKAEHLSGRVALDRDQMLQVFLNLTNNAIDAMSEGGRLELEMQNCISHVAVHFRDTGVGMDKETIERVFEPFYTRKQNGTGLGLAVSHRIIEGHNGTIHVTSTIGEGSTFTIQLPYS; from the coding sequence GTGAGCCACATCGAGTTGAACTCATTTGTACGCGACCAGTTGGAAGAGATTATTGATTGCGCAGCGAACACAGAGACATTTGCGCAGACCAAATTATTGGCCGCTCCGATACGTGAATTTACGCACTGGTTGATGGATTGTCTATTAGAGGGAGTCGGTGTGGTGGTCCACCCGGAATTTGTGGAGCTTGGAGACGTGCTTGGCGATCACGGAGCCTCTCTTCAGCAGATCCGCGAGATTTTGGAAGGCACGCGCCGGATTTTGTTTATCGTCATCCGCGAAGTCTCCCGCTTGTCGGAGGACGCGGGCGATCCGTTTGAGATCATGGACGCTTCGATGAAATTGCTCGAAGTGAACCACTCCGAATTGTTGGAACGTTATGTGATCAACCGCGAACGCAAAATGGAAGAGACGCATCTGCAGAACTTGGAGATCGTCCTCGACTCCATTCCGAACTCGATCTTGACCTACGACGAGAACGGTTTGCTTACGTATGCCAACCACACGGCGCTCGAATTGATGGAAGTGGACGAGGACGACATCATCGGCCGTCACTTCGACAATTTGTTGCCGTTCCCAGGCTACTCCCGTTCGGGGAAAAAGATCTGGATTACGCAAGAGCTGATCCCGCTCTCCGACGGACGCGGTTCGATTCTGATCGGCTATCCGATCGTGCGGGAGTTGGAATACTACCGCATCTTGCAAGCGCAGACGGAGTTTATCTTCAACGCGATGACCGAAGGCTTGGTCATTCTCGACAAGGACAACATCATCACCACGTTCAACTCGCGCGCCGAGCAGTTGTTTGGCATCTCGCGCAATGAGATGGTCAACCACAAAGGTTCGCTGTTCTTGGAGAAGTTGCAGATGGACGATCATCTCAGTCTGTTGCATGAGACGTTGCGTACGGGGAGTCATTTTACAGACATTCAACAGACGATTTCGTCGTCCGACGGAGTGGAGCGCATCTTGAAGACCTCGACGCGTTCGCTGATGGGCGAGGACGGCGAAATTCTCGGCGCCATCGGGATATTCGAGGATTTGACAGACCGTTTGTTCCTGGAAGAGCAAGTGCGCCGAGCGGAGAAGTTCTCCGTGCTGGGCAAGTTTGCCGCGGGGATTGCGCATGAGATTCGCAACCCGTTGACGACGGCGAAAGGCTTCTTGCAACTGTTGCCAAGCGATTCGCCCGACCCGAAGATTCGCCAACTGAAGGAAGTCGTCATCCCGGAGATCGACCGCGCCAACGAGATCATCACCGATTTCCTGATGATCGCCAAACCGAGCGCACCGAAATTGAAGATCGACTCGCTGCCGAATCTGATCGACGATCTTGCGGCGTTGATTCAACCGCAAGCGATCATGCAGAACGTCGAGCTCTCGGTGATCAAAGCGGAGCATTTGAGCGGACGTGTGGCGTTGGATCGCGACCAGATGTTGCAGGTGTTCTTGAACTTGACCAACAACGCCATCGATGCGATGAGCGAGGGCGGACGTTTGGAGTTGGAGATGCAGAATTGCATCTCGCACGTCGCCGTCCACTTCAGAGACACCGGCGTCGGGATGGACAAAGAAACCATCGAGCGCGTCTTCGAGCCGTTCTACACCCGCAAGCAGAACGGCACGGGCCTTGGACTCGCCGTTTCGCACCGCATCATCGAGGGTCACAACGGCACGATTCACGTGACGTCGACAATCGGCGAAGGCAGTACGTTTACGATTCAACTGCCGTACTCGTAA
- the ssuD gene encoding FMNH2-dependent alkanesulfonate monooxygenase, with translation MKVFWFIPTGGDGRYLATSVGGRATTFNYLRQIAQAADDLGYYGVLLPTGRSCEDAWVTAASLLSSTERLRFLVAMRPGLMMPATAARMANSLDRLSNGRCLINVVTGGDPVELAAEGLFLDHDARYDVTDEFLTVWRALCSGEKIDFDGDHLKIQDGQQMLPPVQSPYPPLFFGGSSPAALPVAAKHIDVYLTWGEPPAQVKEKIERVRALAAEQGRTVRFGIRLHVIVRETEEAAWEAAEDLLTYVDDETIEKAQAIFAKYDSVGMRRQGELHGGKKDRSRAALEVSPNLWAGVGLVRSGAGCALVGDPQTVAARMQEYADLGIETFILSGYPHLEEAYRVAELLFPLLPLDHDEDLTAKKSDAHAVGEIVANHVIPRQ, from the coding sequence ATGAAAGTGTTCTGGTTCATCCCCACGGGCGGCGACGGACGGTATCTCGCGACGTCTGTCGGCGGTCGTGCGACGACGTTCAACTACTTGCGCCAAATCGCCCAGGCGGCGGACGATCTCGGCTATTACGGGGTCTTGCTCCCCACCGGACGCTCCTGCGAGGACGCATGGGTCACCGCCGCGTCTCTACTTTCCTCCACCGAACGCCTGCGATTTCTCGTTGCGATGCGTCCCGGCCTGATGATGCCCGCCACCGCCGCCCGCATGGCGAATTCCCTCGACCGTCTCTCAAACGGCCGTTGCTTGATCAACGTCGTCACCGGCGGCGACCCTGTCGAACTTGCGGCAGAGGGTCTGTTCCTCGACCATGACGCGCGCTATGACGTAACCGACGAATTCCTGACAGTCTGGCGTGCGCTGTGCAGCGGTGAAAAAATCGACTTCGACGGCGACCATCTCAAGATTCAAGACGGGCAGCAGATGCTCCCGCCCGTGCAATCGCCGTACCCGCCGTTGTTCTTCGGAGGCTCGTCACCGGCCGCTCTGCCCGTCGCCGCCAAGCACATCGACGTGTATCTCACATGGGGCGAACCGCCTGCCCAAGTCAAGGAAAAAATCGAGCGCGTCCGCGCCCTCGCCGCCGAGCAGGGCCGCACCGTTCGCTTCGGCATTCGCTTGCACGTCATCGTGCGCGAAACCGAGGAAGCCGCGTGGGAGGCTGCCGAAGACTTGCTGACCTATGTCGACGACGAGACCATCGAGAAAGCCCAAGCGATCTTCGCCAAGTACGACTCGGTCGGCATGCGCCGCCAAGGAGAATTGCACGGCGGCAAAAAAGACCGCAGCCGTGCCGCGCTCGAAGTCTCCCCGAACCTCTGGGCAGGCGTCGGACTCGTGCGCAGCGGTGCAGGCTGTGCCCTCGTCGGGGACCCGCAAACAGTCGCTGCCCGCATGCAAGAGTACGCCGACCTCGGGATCGAGACGTTCATCCTCTCCGGCTACCCGCATCTGGAAGAAGCGTACCGAGTGGCCGAGTTGCTTTTCCCGTTGCTCCCGCTCGACCACGACGAAGACCTCACCGCGAAAAAAAGCGACGCCCACGCCGTTGGCGAGATCGTCGCAAACCATGTGATCCCGCGCCAATAG
- a CDS encoding YezD family protein, with amino-acid sequence MENVLKPDPNSPQVQQILHALEGMQYGTVLITVHSAQITQIERTEKHRFPLESSKAPIKLAAKS; translated from the coding sequence TTGGAGAACGTTTTGAAACCCGACCCGAACTCCCCGCAAGTCCAACAGATCTTGCACGCGTTGGAAGGCATGCAGTACGGAACGGTGCTCATCACCGTCCACAGTGCGCAAATCACACAAATCGAGCGCACCGAAAAGCACCGCTTCCCGCTCGAAAGCTCAAAGGCTCCCATCAAACTGGCCGCAAAGTCTTGA
- a CDS encoding M42 family metallopeptidase: MTVKANVDYVLDLLVNLVNIPSPSGNTERVIRFVEEEASKLGISHKRNNKGALLMTVPGKNNSIHRTLTAHVDTLGAMVKEVKGNGRLKLSLIGGFTFNSIEGEYCEIETSAGDIFTGTILSTNASVHVYKDAGSIERSQDTMEVRLDAVVKNADDVKKLGIDVGDFVSFAPRCEVTPTGFIKTRHLDDKASVACMFGAIKAIREAGEELPYTTHFLVSNNEEIGYGANSNITPETVEMLAIDMGAIGRGQTTDEYCVSICAKDSSGPYHYALRKHLVELAKKNDIYYQVDLYPHYGSDASAALRAGVDVKHGLIGPGIDASHANERCHKDALDNSVRLITAYLQSELVQE, encoded by the coding sequence ATGACCGTAAAAGCCAATGTCGACTATGTGCTCGACCTGCTCGTAAACCTCGTCAACATCCCGAGTCCGTCTGGGAACACGGAGCGCGTCATCCGCTTCGTCGAGGAGGAAGCGTCCAAATTGGGCATCTCCCACAAGCGCAACAACAAAGGCGCGTTGCTCATGACCGTGCCCGGCAAGAACAACTCCATCCACCGTACCCTGACGGCGCACGTCGACACCCTCGGCGCGATGGTAAAGGAAGTCAAAGGCAACGGCCGTCTGAAACTCTCGCTGATCGGCGGCTTTACGTTCAACTCCATCGAAGGCGAATACTGCGAAATCGAAACGTCTGCCGGCGACATCTTCACCGGTACGATCCTCTCCACGAACGCGTCGGTTCACGTCTACAAGGACGCAGGTTCCATCGAGCGCAGCCAAGACACGATGGAAGTCCGCCTCGACGCCGTTGTGAAAAACGCGGACGATGTCAAAAAACTCGGCATCGACGTCGGCGATTTCGTTTCGTTTGCTCCGCGTTGTGAAGTCACTCCGACCGGCTTCATCAAAACCCGCCACCTCGATGACAAAGCGTCGGTCGCTTGCATGTTCGGTGCGATCAAAGCGATTCGCGAAGCAGGGGAAGAACTGCCGTACACCACGCATTTCCTCGTGTCCAACAACGAAGAGATCGGCTACGGCGCGAACTCGAACATCACCCCGGAGACGGTCGAGATGCTCGCCATCGACATGGGCGCGATTGGTCGCGGTCAAACCACCGACGAATACTGTGTCTCGATCTGTGCGAAAGACTCTTCCGGCCCGTACCATTACGCTCTGCGCAAACACCTCGTGGAACTCGCGAAGAAAAACGACATCTACTACCAAGTGGACCTCTACCCGCACTACGGCTCTGACGCTTCGGCAGCCCTGCGTGCAGGTGTTGACGTCAAGCACGGCCTAATCGGGCCGGGCATCGACGCTTCTCACGCCAACGAGCGTTGCCACAAGGACGCACTCGACAATTCGGTGCGCTTGATCACGGCGTACCTCCAAAGCGAACTGGTACAGGAGTAG
- the cysT gene encoding sulfate ABC transporter permease subunit CysT — protein MVVKNSWLKRSVQSTVLVYFLLLIVVPIVGVYVQGLSGGWAKFVESITQPIAWDAVYRTIKLALIATVINTAVGTLIAWVLVRYKFPGRRLLNSLVDLPFALPTAVGGLMILLLLGPQSWLGSFLKGYDIEIVYQPTAIVIAMIFVTFPFVIRTIQPLLEELDPTEEEASFTLGASRSGTFWRVIFPAMRSGVVGGAMLAFSRALAEFGAVVLVAGNIPGKTLTASVQIYGNVESANSTGAAAVSVLLLTLSFVVLWSVNLLTAGRDAR, from the coding sequence ATGGTTGTCAAAAACTCCTGGCTGAAGCGCAGTGTACAAAGCACCGTGCTCGTCTATTTCCTGCTGTTGATCGTCGTGCCGATCGTCGGGGTCTACGTCCAAGGACTGTCCGGCGGCTGGGCGAAGTTCGTCGAGAGCATCACGCAGCCGATTGCGTGGGATGCCGTGTACCGCACCATCAAATTGGCGTTGATCGCCACCGTCATCAACACCGCCGTCGGCACGCTGATCGCCTGGGTGCTCGTTCGGTACAAATTTCCCGGACGCCGTCTCCTCAACTCGTTGGTCGATCTGCCGTTTGCTTTGCCGACAGCCGTCGGCGGGTTGATGATCTTGCTCCTGCTCGGGCCGCAGAGTTGGCTCGGCAGTTTTTTGAAGGGGTATGACATTGAAATCGTCTACCAGCCAACCGCCATCGTCATCGCCATGATCTTCGTTACGTTCCCGTTTGTAATCCGCACGATCCAGCCCCTGCTCGAAGAACTCGACCCAACGGAAGAGGAGGCGTCCTTCACGTTGGGAGCCTCGCGCTCCGGCACGTTCTGGCGCGTGATTTTCCCCGCGATGCGCTCCGGTGTGGTCGGCGGCGCGATGCTCGCTTTTTCCCGAGCGCTCGCTGAATTCGGTGCCGTCGTACTCGTCGCCGGGAACATTCCGGGGAAAACGCTGACCGCTTCCGTTCAAATCTACGGCAACGTCGAAAGTGCCAACTCGACTGGAGCCGCCGCTGTTTCCGTCCTGCTCCTCAC
- a CDS encoding AtpZ/AtpI family protein — MDQNPYKTDGKEAWQAFGLVSAIGVDLASCVVAGVFLGKWLDGLWGTTPWMLLLGILLGLTGGVLGVVKLLQKYGPEARSKKQ; from the coding sequence ATGGATCAGAATCCTTACAAGACAGACGGCAAGGAAGCGTGGCAAGCGTTTGGGCTGGTTTCCGCAATCGGGGTTGATCTGGCGTCGTGTGTGGTCGCCGGGGTCTTTCTGGGCAAATGGTTGGATGGATTGTGGGGTACAACTCCGTGGATGTTGTTGCTGGGGATCTTGCTCGGTCTCACCGGCGGCGTCTTGGGTGTGGTGAAATTGCTTCAGAAGTACGGCCCGGAAGCCCGCTCCAAAAAGCAGTAA
- a CDS encoding RNA polymerase sigma factor, with the protein MEHQIQRALQSAEAMTEFLRELEPFVYRVSYHLTGHRQDAEDLAQDSLLKVCRNLHSYRGDCAFQSWVYRICLNTQRDAVRKKKNVSLVEIQESSSTSEGFEGTLSLKLSVQKLLKDLPELDRQIFILRFEQDLSVKEVAQMLEMKEATVKTRLFRLRDRLREQLSPTGGEAL; encoded by the coding sequence ATGGAGCACCAGATTCAGCGCGCCTTGCAGAGTGCCGAGGCGATGACGGAGTTTCTGCGGGAACTCGAACCGTTCGTCTATCGGGTGAGTTACCACCTGACGGGGCACCGACAAGATGCGGAAGACCTCGCGCAAGACTCGCTGTTGAAAGTTTGTCGCAATCTGCATTCCTATCGCGGTGATTGTGCGTTTCAATCGTGGGTGTATCGCATCTGTCTCAACACGCAGCGCGATGCCGTGCGCAAGAAAAAAAACGTCTCGCTCGTGGAGATTCAAGAGTCGTCCTCAACGTCCGAAGGTTTTGAAGGGACGTTGTCGTTGAAATTGTCGGTGCAGAAGCTGTTGAAGGACTTGCCTGAGTTGGACCGGCAGATTTTTATCCTGCGTTTTGAGCAGGACCTGTCCGTCAAGGAAGTGGCGCAGATGTTGGAGATGAAGGAAGCGACGGTCAAGACGCGGTTGTTCCGTTTGCGGGACCGACTGCGCGAACAATTAAGTCCGACGGGAGGTGAAGCGTTGTGA
- a CDS encoding APC family permease: MSSSPRPTITFAQGIALYMGAVLGSGILILPSYTVHAAGPAAVVSWLLLSLLSFPLAYTFARLALRYQDLGGISVIVKNAFGRTMGAIVGWYFMVWVSVGEAVVGVTGSSYITSAFHLGRDAMYGFAFSFLVVALVTALIGMKMSGNLSLLLSGVVLLLLVSTILFSMPHVESVNFTPFAPHGLSGVGSACVLIFWAFFGWESITHLVPEFKNPHRDVMKATWVSVVLVGAVYTLLAFVTIGTGTSGDGSESSAPLAVLMSQALGVGAGVVTAVITCIVCLGTVNVYLASSSRLAFALARDGVFPRWFEKKSGRDVPNRAVWFLFVTNTVTLLICYVFDLSVDKLILVPVTLGILVYIITTFACVKLLWNDKVGRWTSMLSALFCLGVAPFAQGYLLVPVLVTVACLAYLRWRSHREVTKQAAM; the protein is encoded by the coding sequence TTGAGTTCCTCTCCTCGTCCCACGATCACGTTCGCCCAAGGCATCGCCCTCTACATGGGAGCGGTGCTCGGGTCGGGCATTTTGATCTTGCCAAGCTACACGGTTCATGCCGCAGGACCCGCCGCCGTGGTGTCCTGGTTGTTGTTGTCCCTGCTCAGTTTTCCGCTGGCGTACACGTTTGCTCGACTTGCGTTGCGCTACCAAGACCTCGGCGGAATTTCCGTCATTGTGAAAAACGCATTCGGCCGCACGATGGGTGCCATCGTCGGCTGGTACTTCATGGTCTGGGTCTCGGTGGGCGAAGCGGTCGTCGGTGTGACCGGATCAAGTTACATCACGTCGGCGTTTCATCTGGGGCGTGACGCGATGTACGGGTTTGCGTTTTCCTTTCTGGTCGTGGCGCTCGTGACGGCGCTGATCGGGATGAAGATGAGCGGCAACCTGTCGCTTTTGCTCAGCGGCGTGGTGTTGCTCCTGCTGGTCTCGACGATTCTCTTCTCGATGCCGCATGTGGAGAGCGTGAATTTTACACCGTTTGCGCCGCATGGGTTGTCGGGAGTGGGCTCTGCTTGCGTGTTGATTTTCTGGGCGTTTTTCGGCTGGGAATCGATCACGCACTTGGTGCCGGAATTCAAGAATCCTCATCGCGATGTCATGAAAGCGACGTGGGTTTCGGTCGTGTTGGTCGGAGCGGTGTACACGCTGCTTGCGTTTGTCACGATCGGAACGGGCACGTCGGGAGATGGAAGCGAATCGAGCGCACCGCTTGCCGTGCTGATGAGCCAAGCGCTCGGCGTCGGGGCCGGAGTTGTAACGGCGGTCATCACGTGCATCGTCTGCCTCGGCACGGTCAACGTCTATCTCGCATCGTCGTCGCGGTTGGCGTTTGCACTCGCCCGCGATGGCGTGTTTCCGCGCTGGTTTGAGAAAAAAAGCGGCCGGGATGTCCCGAACCGCGCCGTGTGGTTTTTGTTCGTGACCAATACGGTGACGCTGTTGATCTGCTACGTGTTCGACCTGTCCGTCGACAAACTGATCCTCGTGCCGGTGACGCTCGGCATCCTCGTGTACATCATCACGACGTTTGCCTGTGTGAAACTGCTGTGGAACGACAAAGTCGGGCGGTGGACGTCGATGCTGTCGGCGCTGTTCTGTCTGGGCGTCGCGCCGTTCGCACAGGGATATCTCCTCGTGCCGGTGCTGGTGACGGTGGCCTGCCTCGCGTATTTGCGCTGGCGGTCTCATCGAGAGGTAACGAAGCAAGCTGCCATGTAG